The Leadbettera azotonutricia ZAS-9 genome has a window encoding:
- the tsaD gene encoding tRNA (adenosine(37)-N6)-threonylcarbamoyltransferase complex transferase subunit TsaD: MRVLGIESSCDECAASVVEDGHKVLSNVIATQIPFHAAYNGVVPEIASRKHTEWIYAVVKEALDKAGMKAADVDAVAATARPGLLGSLLVGLSFAKAFAWARDLPFVAVDHMLAHLYASRLDQAFSKGEEVSAAEYPFLGLLVSGGHSIICKVDAFDDITVLGTTIDDAVGEAFDKVSKHYGFGYPGGAVIDKLAESGNARAFNFPLPSLHKGDHRYDVSYSGLKNAVINQFEQFRALPAHEAKEIEEANIAASFQRTAVEILARSLFNAVQDTGLHTIVAGGGVAANSLLRARLAERQDLRCIFPPLELCGDNGAMVAGIAYRYLERGEASPLTVTASARVKAFKRRCS, from the coding sequence ATGCGTGTCCTTGGCATAGAATCTTCCTGCGACGAATGCGCCGCTTCGGTAGTGGAAGATGGCCATAAGGTTCTTTCCAATGTGATAGCCACCCAGATCCCTTTCCATGCAGCCTATAACGGCGTTGTCCCCGAGATAGCAAGCCGCAAGCATACAGAATGGATCTATGCGGTGGTCAAAGAAGCATTGGACAAGGCGGGAATGAAAGCCGCAGATGTGGACGCGGTGGCGGCTACCGCAAGGCCGGGACTTTTGGGCTCCCTCCTTGTGGGCCTAAGCTTTGCCAAAGCCTTTGCCTGGGCCAGGGATCTTCCCTTTGTCGCTGTGGATCATATGCTTGCCCACCTTTACGCCTCAAGGCTGGATCAGGCTTTTTCAAAAGGCGAAGAGGTTTCCGCAGCTGAATATCCCTTTTTAGGCCTCCTCGTGTCCGGGGGGCATAGCATCATCTGCAAGGTTGATGCCTTCGACGATATCACCGTTCTGGGTACCACCATCGACGATGCAGTGGGGGAGGCTTTTGACAAGGTTTCCAAGCATTATGGTTTCGGCTACCCCGGCGGGGCGGTTATCGACAAACTGGCTGAATCGGGCAATGCCAGGGCTTTCAATTTCCCCCTCCCAAGTCTCCATAAAGGCGATCACCGCTATGATGTCTCCTATTCGGGCCTCAAAAACGCAGTGATAAACCAGTTTGAGCAGTTCAGGGCCCTTCCCGCGCATGAAGCCAAAGAGATTGAAGAAGCCAATATCGCAGCCTCTTTCCAGAGAACCGCAGTGGAGATACTGGCAAGATCGCTTTTCAACGCAGTGCAGGATACCGGGCTGCATACCATAGTGGCAGGCGGCGGGGTGGCTGCCAATTCGCTGCTCCGGGCAAGGCTTGCCGAAAGGCAGGACCTCCGCTGCATCTTCCCTCCCCTGGAGCTTTGCGGGGATAATGGCGCCATGGTGGCCGGCATCGCCTATCGCTACCTTGAAAGAGGGGAAGCATCGCCCCTCACCGTCACCGCCAGTGCCCGGGTCAAAGCCTTTAAACGGCGCTGCTCATAA